A window of Castanea sativa cultivar Marrone di Chiusa Pesio chromosome 1, ASM4071231v1 contains these coding sequences:
- the LOC142643787 gene encoding dof zinc finger protein DOF3.4 translates to MPSETSEGKPVTRVHQSLGHPPPPQAQPLPCPRCDSTSTKFCYYNNYNLSQPRHFCKSCRRYWTQGGTLRNVPVGGGTRKAAMTKRNRSATCSSTSSSSSSSSSTVTNGNDAVLGNHPAAAAAASGLHAENMDLGGGSFNFLLNSQGPSLLGLSGYGLGLGPIPGFDEMGFGLGRGTWTFPEVGDFGGGGSGNGADVASLGFNTWQINGAEAGGLADSSAAAGDSIPGQGLK, encoded by the coding sequence ATGCCATCGGAGACAAGTGAAGGAAAACCGGTTACGAGGGTCCACCAAAGTTTGGGgcacccaccaccaccacaggCGCAACCGCTACCATGTCCTCGCTGCGACTCGACCTCCACCAAGTTCTGCTACTACAACAACTACAACCTCTCTCAGCCTCGCCACTTCTGCAAGTCATGCCGGCGTTACTGGACCCAAGGTGGGACCCTCCGCAACGTCCCCGTGGGTGGTGGGACCCGCAAGGCTGCCATGACTAAGCGCAATCGCTCCGCCACGTGTTCCTCTACCtcttcttcgtcttcgtcttcttcCTCCACTGTTACCAACGGCAACGACGCCGTTTTAGGGAACCAccctgctgctgctgctgctgcttcgGGTCTTCACGCTGAGAACATGGATTTGGGTGGTGGGAGCTTCAATTTCTTGCTGAACTCGCAAGGTCCGAGCTTGTTGGGCCTTAGTGGgtatgggcttgggcttgggcccATCCCCGGGTTCGATGAGATGGGGTTCGGGTTGGGAAGAGGGACCTGGACATTCCCTGAAGTCGGTGACTTTGGCGGTGGTGGGAGTGGCAATGGTGCTGACGTGGCTTCTTTGGGGTTCAACACGTGGCAGATTAATGGTGCTGAAGCTGGTGGACTAGCTGATTCTTCTGCAGCTGCAGGGGATTCCATCCCTGGCCAGGGTTTGAAGTGA